A window of Salvia splendens isolate huo1 chromosome 8, SspV2, whole genome shotgun sequence genomic DNA:
TTGAGCAAAATAATGGTATACGTGGCTGAGATTAGCAGCAAGCTAAATACGttgttaaaattattaattataagatCTTGTTTTGTCATGTTATTAAGAACTTCATCAGCTAAACCAAGATATTTAAATAGAACCCATTAACTATATAATTGCATCATTGCATGTGACAGTGCAGGCTTgctaagatagatttagttatATTCTACGAAATTTGCGTGCACTCGATCGCACGTATCGACTTAAATGTGAAGGTCATTTAATTGCAgttttattttacatatttaattcAAGTCAAACTACATAACATTTGTctctttgttgatattttaatattgttcacacctaaataaataaatgttattGGGCCACATAGTAGTGAGATTTTAATTAGGACAGATCTGTTGAGTTTCCAAGTCATAAAAAGATCCAttctcatttattttatatataatactactaatattcaTTAATTAGTATTACTACGTAGTTGCTTTACACCTCCTTCAAATGACTTAATGTCACGACCAATACGATACTAACTTAGTACAAAATATTAGTAGAATGTATTTTAGACTTTAGTAAAATAAAGTGGGAAAGGTTGCAAACTTACACTGAAAAATATCCAAGAAATttgcattaaaaaaaatatccaaGAAATCTTACACGTGCAATGAAAAATCTTTTCCTCtaaaaattaatactctctcTTTCCTTCTTCCACTAGGGGCTTGTTCACCTTCTCTGATATAGCCTGTTTTGGGCTTATTTATTGGCATTATTGGCTGTTTAGTTACCCAGATTCAAAATTCATTGGCCCATGATAAGATGCATGGCCCGCACTATTCTATGATCAAATGGCATAATATAAATCATCCGATTTTGGTGGTTTTTCAATTCTGGAAACTAATGTTGACCATGATTTGGAGGGTTCTTTTACCACATTACCCCCTAAAAATTCATTTCCCCCCAAAATCAGCAAAACTGGAGGGGTGATTTGGTACATTTATCAATTATAGAATAAATAGCATTACAAAACAGTACCCAAATCTGGGGTACTGAACGGCTGGTTTTTAAGTGTTTTTTGGTGGACCCCACATGTTCAAAACATGATATTTTTATAACTGCCTCTTTTTAAAACTTGAAGATGAACAAGCCCTAGTAGTACACTAGTACTGACCTAAATGAATTGAATATCTATCATAGGAAAACTATATATTATGTGTAAATTGATTGAAtcactaaaaattatttaactttttgtatgaaaaaaaaaatctttttaaAACTGGGCCAGTTAATTGATGAACTTACAGATAATTGAAGGACTGATGCGCGTGTGCCCATAACGTGGCTCAGACCAAACCCAAATTCATAGATCCAATGTGTTAATCATTGTTCATCAATTTAATTCATTAATCGCTATATTAAAACACAGAGGGAAAGGGAAAAAAATAGATTATGTTGTTGGCAAGAAATGTTCTCTCTATCCATCtccattttaaattttaaaattttaatttttaattaatccaaTCGCTACTTTCAAACCTATCAAATCGATTACAATCTTTTCATTTTATATCAATGTTATCATGAGAATCCCGCGTTTTCTATCAATATAATCAAAATTGTAGAATGCTAAATATTAAACTATTAACTATACGGTGTTTttctaatttcaaattttcaataccAAATCATACAATAATTCCAAAATAAGTTTTATACTATcttatttgcattttatataattgtagTTGGACAATCGAAGGTCAACAAATGGATAAAGTTATAGCCGACACTCTGTTTTCATTGATACTTTTATATTCAAGGCGATAAGAAAAAAGATCATCTAATATATCAGAGTTACGAAAAAGAAATAGTCATTACCGGAAAaagaaataatagtactattattgtTGCTAAAAAACTTTAGTGGAAGTTTTCACTTTTATATGAaagtactattaattttataatagaatatgaatggagtattaatctatataattaaatgaaaaaaaaagtaaatgtaaCTCTATATCATGGAAGTTTTAAATAGCAAAATGTGCCATTATTTGGTGAATAAGAGTACATATCCACCATATTAATTACTATATCTCTTACTATAATATATGAAACATACACTCAATAAGTATCGTGAATACATTCACATATATGACATATATGTAtaataaatgtatagtataagAAATTAATACATGCATACGATATATACAAGATTCAGAGTATCTGTTGCTATgaataaacaaacaaatataGAACTAGCAGATGATGAACAAAATGGTGGGTGGCAATAATATTAGTACatgttatataattaattaaatgcgATATGGATTTCTAGCCGTTATGGGAAGTCATTAGTATAAGATGTGTTAGTTCATCCTTAGCTCACCATTTTTTAGTTGTCCCATGttacttttttactttatctttttctttaaaaattaaCATCCATAATCTAATCTTGGAGTATTATCCATGGGTCCCAAAAACGACTGGCATCGGCTTAAGAAAACGAAatcaaataaatactccctctcaCTTATCATGTCATTATACTGTCATCCATATATCTTAGTTTGCACTTGAATACATGATAAGCAAATTAATGGTCCAAAAATCGGTAAGATAATTATATAATCTTGTTAAAAGGTGTTGCTACTTTCCCAACCTATCGATTTCAATTGGCGGCCAAAAAATCTGTTGAATTTCATGTGCAGATAAAAACCAAAATCCAACAATTTGGAGTTGAAAACGACGTAGTGCGGCTGGTTCCAAATGGTGGAGCCACCGACCAAAAGCTTTAATACAAAAGCTTCTCTTTTATCCCTTTCTGCATAACCATACCCCTAACTAAATGAGAAGGATAGATCAGTATAATAATATTGCattaaatttatgtaaaaaaTTGTGTACAAAATGGGTCACTTAGAATAGAGAAGAATTATCCAAACTTAAATATGCGAGACATGAAACATTTAAATATGCGTGATCATTATCAAATCGAATTGGTGAAAAGGACTGTTTTGACCTCTCAAAATCAATTTATAGTTATAGAAGTTTCACAAATGGTCTACATTACCGATTTTTATTTATACCTTTAGGACAAGTTGTTGGACCATTCAAGACAAATGGATGATGCTTGACTGGATATGATCACAAGGATTCCTATTCATTCATCACGCTTAATTTTCCTAGAGTTAATTCTTGTTCATTTCTTACATTTATAGCCACAAACAGTGAGTTTGGATCCCATGATTTTGTTGCCTGATCAAGAAAGTTTTAGTTTAAGATTTGGAAGCTCATCTCATGCAATTGAGACGTTAGTTAGTAGACTGCAGATATGTTTAGGACGCCAAGTAATATTCCATGTATAATGTATTTTGCTCATACACACTTATCGATTTATTTTGCATATATGTATtgttaaaagaaaaagaaaagaggtgAATTAGATGACAAGATGtaatactattaatttgttTCAACGAGTTTCTATATGCTTGTGATAAATACAGAGATGCTAGAAATACATGGTGCATTATTTAATTACAAAAGCcttaacaaaataaacattgaCCCCATCGTTTTCCCACTCATAATTCATAAATGCTTACCAACTATTTCTGCATTATCCTCATACATTGGTTAATATTAGGTGCTAcgtaataattattttctcagATTATATAGATTGATATCATCTAAAGCTCAAATGTGTTTACAAGAATGTGtaataatttatttcattttttagacatgatttaaatttggtaactCAAATTATTGTTTTTATGTTAGATTTTGTAAAATGGTTGAAGCAAAACATTCCTAAATTGAtatccaattaattaataaatattcgAATCAGTATTCcttccctctgtcccattttACCTGGTCCAAACAAAACTCATTTTGAGTTGTCacatttataataatttaaccTCAAAATTATGAGAATAGGTGATGTTCATATAACTACTATCAAACTATTTTTTTGAAAAGCCCAAAAGATATTTGGGCTAGTTCAGTCCAATATCCAGTACTAATAAAATCCCATGTGAAGGATTGCGATAAGCAGCAAAAAAAAAGATATTCACCACGGCCGGCTAGCTAGCACCGCCGCGGATTGCTCTCATCCCTCCCCAGGTTTATCTCTTCTCCGTCTCTACCAATTAATCAGTTAGATCTGGATACATAACATATATTCACATAATTGTTCTTAGGTTTTTTATTGTTCGACTCATACGCAACACAGCTGATTTCCTATTCTACTGAGATAAATACATTTGTGACAGTTAGTTGAATGTTCCTGAAGAAAATTTACAATTCATATATAGCTTTGCTTCTTTCTCTGCGTGTTCATTTGATGATCTACCGATATTGACTCCGGTTATAGTTATTGAGGTTGCTTTTGATTGATCTTTCTCTGCTATTCGCACACACTGCACTTTCGCTAACTGATACGGAAGTTTGATTTTCTGTCGTTGTTTTGCGTGTGTAAGTAATATCCAGTGCTAATTTTGCCGCCAAATATTAACCAGTTTTCCCTTTCAAACCTTCTGGGTTGAGTCttatatttctattttgttAGAATTGATTCCGTTTTGATGGGTAACCAATGCATATTCTCATACTCGCTGATGCTGCTTTGTCACTTCTCATCTTTGCTGTTTGAATAAACTAAAATGATGCTTATAGTGGCACTTCCAGGCTTGCTTGCAGCCGTTGGTTTTCGATTTTGTGAAGATACGAGATTGACACCACTAGTTGATGTGAACAATGATCAGACTCTTCGATGCTCATTGTCACTTACAAGATTCGAGAGTCTTAAATGTGGCTCCCAAACTCATAAAAGAGGCCCTTGATACCGGTGTCCTTCACTTTGCCGTAAATGGATTGTCTGAGAAGGACTGGCATTTGGTCAAGGAGATGAGCGACACCCATCCTTCTGTTGTTCCCAACTTTGGCCTTCATCCGTGGTTTATAACGGATAGAACTCCTGATTGGCTGAAGACGTTGAAAGATTTCCTCGCGTCCACTCCCTCTGCTGCAGTGGGAGAGATTGGTTTGGACAAAGGGTCTACTGGGAAGAAGATAGACTTCACAGATCAAGTTGAAGTCTTCCGACAACAGCTACAACTCGCGAAAGAGCTAAATAAACCAGCGTCCATCCATTGTGTGCGTGCCTTTGGCGATCTTCTTGAGATTCTGAAATCCGAGGGGCCTTTCCCTGCTGGTCTGGTATTGCACTCGTTTCTCGGCTCTGCTGAGATGGTTCCTGAATTGGCTAAGCTTGGTGCTTACTTCTCGTTTTCTGGGTTTCTCATGTCGATGAAAGAGAGCAAGGCGAAGAAAATGTTGAAGTCCGTTCCTCCCGAAAGGATGTTGTTGGAGACAGAtgctccggatgcccggccaaGCTCAGTTGATCCGGATTCTCTATTTGTGATCAAGAGAGAGGTCTTGAATCCAAAAGAGGCAAGTGGTGGTGAAGATACTTCCATCGTCGAGGAGAATATCAATCATCCGGCTAACATTCATCACACACTTGCTTATGTCGCACATATGCTTGAAATGGAGGAAAAGGAACTTGCTCAACTCAGCTATGAAAATGCAAAACGCCTCTTCTCTTACAAGGGCTAACGAAGTTCTTGAATACTATCACTCTTTGTATGGTTTCAGTCTGATCATGAAAAGCTGATGTAAATACTGAATAATTGTTGCTTCGGATTCATTCGGGAACACCAAGTAAAGAAAGATGTGCTTCGTATTATCCTTCACTTTCCATGAAGGATATAGACAAAGCTTAATCGTGGGTTGGTAAATGCTTTTTTAGCCCTCCATTTGGAAACTTGTGGCAGGAATTGTGGTTATTTGAGACCAGAAGCATATATATGATTGATGATTCCATTTCATCTTAACCTCCGAAAACCCAAGGGAAATCTCAGCATGAAAAAGTGGTACATGGCTTAGTGCTTGACTCCAACAATCGAGTAATTTATGTCCTCAATCATTCATGCTTTTTCTGAAACTTCAGTTTTTGTTCAACGAGGAAAGGGAAAGTGTGCTGTCTGTGAGCATGCATTTTACCAATCTGTTTTAAATTAGCATTCATGTGTTTATTGGGGTGATATTGGTATTGCTGCGGTTCTTCGTTTCCCATTGCCAGACTTGGATGAGATAGAAATGTAAAACAAGGTTGAAGAATCAGAGACGATCAACTAACTTTGTGACTCTGTTTGTTGTccactatatttttattttttagttttatacATCAGGCGTTCTTGTATAGCATTATAATGAGAGGTGATGATGTAATTTATTGGCTTGAAGAGAGAATATCTTGCAAGGAATAGCAATCTTGTTATATCAGGTTAGATGCGTCCACTGGAAAGGATCCTTTCTTGTAAAATTGAACTGTTCGGTTACTCATTCACAGGAGAGTGTAACTGTATAACCAACGTTGCAGTATTCAATTTATTCCATTCGATTATCATGATTTAAAAACGTAttgaataaatttaattaaaaataaaacgtttatGAAAGTCCCactaaagtaaaaataatatcaTCTATActtattctcttactttattctgttACTTTGTTCTCTTTCCAAAATAAAAGCAAAGGTGAGACAGTGGAAGTACGTTAGTTGAACTAGTTGAAGGAAACCGTAACCGTtgtcacaaaaaaaaatcagaatggAATTGTTTTGCTTCGAATTTAagcttttcaatttttttaaaaatatttgttCTGTCCTTTTATCCTGCAATGTGTTAAGCTTCTATCTACAATAATAAAAGTTTAGTATACATCATTTTAAAGTTCTATACTAGagtaggggtgggtcgatacgagatatcgtatcgaaaacgttgtatcgtatatcgtatcgaaaatatcgatatgaaagaatttcatatcgttatcgtatcgaaagtttcgatatatcgaattttgatatatcgaactttcgatatggataatatcaatatcgttatcgtatcgatatttcgatatatcgtaccgaaattcgatatatcgaatttcagtacgatatatcgaaatattgatatcgtatcgaatacctgtatatcgaaaattataatttcaaatatgtatcgatatatacgatatattcgatataaaacgatatatcgaaaatatcgatatatatcgtatattcgatataaaacgatatatcgcgatataaggaaattcatatcgttatcgtatcgaaaacttatgatacggtatcgtttcgtatcgaaaattacgatatatcgaaaatctgataatttttcgatatttttcaatacgatacgaacgatatatcattttttcgatatttttccccagtCCTATACTAGAgtataaaatataagtaaataAGAAAGCATTACAGCATCCATAGCGGTTGAGCACAACCGTCCGTCCGTCCAGCGGCGCGACACTCGCTGCtctcttgccgctggcgcgctgctcgatgcatcgagcacgtccgtgccagcgagcagcccACGTGTCAGCCGTccattggccaacggcaatgccgttgccaatttgatttttttaaaaaaaattgaattttaattaaaaaatctgattaaaaataaaaaaaatctcacttcccaaaaaattatatcctttttctacccacttttaatttatttttcaattttttccccaataatacacattttcatctataaataccctcacttccacacaaaaaattcacaccacactacacaattctcatctaaattctctcatttatattcttacaattctcaatttTTCTTTCACTCACGACAAAAAAATGTCCgactccggcgatcacccctccggctccgacggttggaaccccgattggtttggttcacaaccatttcctagtccgaaaacggaatattcggcccctcctcaaacccaaggttcgcaagttccaggtggctaccggccttacccgatcgacgaccaagatgtccccgaagggcaatacgggtggacacccgaaccacccgtacctagagcgggagggagcggcccctctcaaactcctcatcttcctactcgtggtgtccgcaccccgtacactctgggggagatggagcaattattcaaagcgtacTTGTCAATCTCCTAAGATCCGGAGGTTGACACGAACCAAT
This region includes:
- the LOC121745129 gene encoding uncharacterized metal-dependent hydrolase YabD-like → MIRLFDAHCHLQDSRVLNVAPKLIKEALDTGVLHFAVNGLSEKDWHLVKEMSDTHPSVVPNFGLHPWFITDRTPDWLKTLKDFLASTPSAAVGEIGLDKGSTGKKIDFTDQVEVFRQQLQLAKELNKPASIHCVRAFGDLLEILKSEGPFPAGLVLHSFLGSAEMVPELAKLGAYFSFSGFLMSMKESKAKKMLKSVPPERMLLETDAPDARPSSVDPDSLFVIKREVLNPKEASGGEDTSIVEENINHPANIHHTLAYVAHMLEMEEKELAQLSYENAKRLFSYKG